A single window of Vibrio stylophorae DNA harbors:
- the plsX gene encoding phosphate acyltransferase PlsX, with protein MTGLTVALDAMGGDLGPQATVPAAVQALSQFPSLKITLVGDQSQITEQLITLNLASDTSVHEPRLSIMHCDHVIASDTKPSSALRHGAGSSMRTALELVAAGQADACVSAGNTGALMALSRYILKLQPGIDRPALVTSMPSLNGQPFWLLDLGANVGIDADTLFQFAVMGAVLAEQQLGRPAKVALLNIGEEAIKGNDLVRQCAHLLQASDAVHYVGFVEGDRLYHGDADVIVCDGFVGNVALKTSEGVASLFINRFKRSLQGSKIKQLIAKWLFSDLMLQLNELNPDQYNGASLLGLRGIVVKSHGRADTQALSQAISEAVYEVKRQIPDKISGRLEAVLLERHY; from the coding sequence TTGACAGGTCTAACCGTTGCACTTGATGCAATGGGAGGGGATCTCGGTCCCCAAGCCACAGTGCCTGCCGCCGTGCAGGCATTGTCGCAATTCCCATCCTTAAAAATCACACTGGTGGGTGATCAATCTCAGATCACCGAGCAGCTTATTACCCTCAATCTCGCTTCCGATACCTCTGTGCATGAGCCTCGTTTGAGCATTATGCATTGTGATCACGTGATCGCCTCAGATACCAAACCATCAAGCGCGCTGCGTCATGGCGCAGGTAGCTCCATGCGTACAGCACTTGAGCTGGTCGCCGCTGGTCAGGCGGATGCCTGTGTATCAGCAGGGAATACTGGCGCATTGATGGCGCTTTCTCGCTATATCCTTAAATTACAACCGGGCATTGATCGCCCCGCTTTGGTCACAAGTATGCCAAGCTTAAATGGTCAGCCATTTTGGTTGTTGGATTTAGGTGCGAATGTTGGCATTGATGCCGATACATTATTCCAATTTGCGGTGATGGGCGCGGTGCTGGCAGAGCAGCAACTTGGCCGTCCGGCAAAAGTGGCACTGCTGAATATCGGCGAAGAAGCGATTAAGGGCAATGATCTGGTTCGCCAATGTGCGCATCTACTACAAGCCAGTGACGCCGTTCACTATGTTGGTTTTGTTGAAGGCGACCGCCTTTATCATGGCGATGCAGATGTCATCGTCTGCGATGGTTTTGTTGGAAACGTCGCTTTAAAAACCAGTGAAGGTGTTGCATCACTCTTTATCAACCGCTTTAAACGATCGCTACAGGGCAGCAAAATTAAGCAATTGATCGCGAAATGGTTATTTTCCGATCTAATGTTGCAACTCAATGAGCTGAACCCCGACCAGTATAACGGCGCAAGTTTGTTAGGATTGCGCGGCATCGTGGTAAAAAGCCATGGCCGCGCCGATACTCAGGCGCTTTCCCAGGCCATAAGCGAAGCAGTATACGAGGTTAAACGGCAAATCCCTGACAAGATCAGTGGTCGTTTAGAAGCAGTTTTACTCGAGAGGCATTATTAG
- a CDS encoding beta-ketoacyl-ACP synthase III, whose protein sequence is MFSRILGTGSYLPAQVRTNADLEKMVDTSDEWIVARTGIKERRIAAADETVAEMAYKAARNALEMAQLQATDLDMIVFATTSATHAFPSAACQLQGLLQAPGIPAFDVAAACAGFSYALSIADQYVKTGAAKNVLVIGADKLSHTCDPEDRGTIILFGDGAGACIVGASEEPGILSTHLHADGQYGELLSLPYPSRHDRASCDAWLKMAGNEVFKVAVTQLAGIVTETLEANGLDKTELDWLVPHQANLRIITATAKKLRMGLDQVVVTLDRHGNTSAASVPSALDEAVRDGRIQRGQTILLEAFGGGFTWGSALVRF, encoded by the coding sequence ATGTTTAGCAGAATTCTTGGCACTGGCAGCTACTTGCCAGCACAGGTGCGTACCAACGCAGATTTAGAAAAAATGGTCGACACCAGTGATGAGTGGATTGTCGCTCGTACTGGTATTAAAGAGCGCCGAATTGCTGCTGCCGATGAGACCGTTGCAGAAATGGCTTATAAAGCTGCGCGCAACGCATTAGAGATGGCTCAGCTCCAAGCAACCGATCTCGACATGATTGTGTTTGCAACAACCTCGGCAACGCACGCATTTCCTTCGGCTGCATGTCAGCTGCAAGGCCTTCTTCAAGCACCGGGTATTCCAGCATTTGATGTTGCCGCCGCATGCGCAGGCTTTAGCTATGCGCTGAGCATTGCAGATCAATATGTGAAAACGGGTGCGGCGAAAAATGTTTTGGTGATTGGTGCGGATAAGTTATCACACACCTGTGATCCTGAAGATCGTGGCACCATTATCCTATTTGGTGATGGCGCAGGTGCCTGCATTGTTGGCGCCAGTGAAGAGCCGGGTATTCTTTCAACCCATCTTCATGCCGATGGCCAATATGGCGAACTCCTGAGCCTGCCTTACCCAAGCCGTCATGATCGCGCAAGTTGCGATGCATGGCTGAAAATGGCGGGCAACGAAGTGTTTAAAGTCGCAGTGACGCAACTTGCTGGTATTGTGACTGAAACCCTCGAAGCCAATGGTTTGGATAAAACTGAACTGGATTGGCTGGTGCCACACCAAGCGAACCTTCGCATTATTACAGCCACTGCCAAGAAATTGCGCATGGGGCTTGATCAAGTGGTCGTCACCCTTGATCGCCACGGCAACACTTCTGCTGCATCAGTGCCAAGCGCGCTTGATGAAGCGGTTCGTGATGGCCGTATCCAACGTGGACAAACCATTTTGCTAGAAGCCTTTGGTGGTGGTTTCACCTGGGGTTCTGCGCTGGTCAGATTTTAA
- the fabD gene encoding ACP S-malonyltransferase, whose amino-acid sequence MSNFAIVFPGQGSQAVGMLAELAEQHSVVTETFAEASEVLGYDLWALVQNGPTEDLNQTQRTQPALLAASVAIWRVWQQQGGAMPSVMAGHSLGEYSALVCAGVIDFKAAIQLVELRGQLMQQAVPAGVGAMSAIIGLENDVIAKACEEAAQGQVVSPVNFNSPGQVVIAGNAEAVARANELCKEAGAKRALPLPVSVPSHCALMKPAADELAKALENIEFNAPQVAVINNVDVAAETAPAAIKDALVRQLYGPVRWTEVVEKMAAQGVENLIEMGPGKVLSGLTKRIDRNLASTSVNDVASLEAAK is encoded by the coding sequence ATGAGTAATTTTGCCATTGTTTTCCCTGGTCAAGGCTCACAAGCCGTTGGCATGTTGGCAGAACTTGCAGAGCAGCATTCAGTAGTGACTGAAACTTTTGCTGAGGCATCTGAAGTACTAGGTTATGACCTCTGGGCCCTTGTTCAAAATGGCCCAACTGAAGATTTGAACCAAACACAACGCACTCAGCCTGCGTTACTAGCAGCATCAGTTGCAATTTGGCGCGTATGGCAGCAGCAAGGCGGCGCGATGCCAAGTGTTATGGCGGGTCATAGCTTGGGTGAATACTCAGCACTCGTTTGTGCTGGCGTGATTGATTTTAAAGCGGCAATCCAATTGGTTGAGCTTCGTGGTCAATTGATGCAGCAAGCTGTACCTGCAGGTGTGGGTGCCATGTCTGCGATCATCGGTCTTGAAAACGACGTGATTGCAAAAGCCTGTGAAGAAGCGGCGCAAGGCCAAGTTGTTTCTCCAGTGAACTTTAACTCACCAGGCCAAGTTGTGATTGCTGGCAATGCAGAAGCCGTTGCACGCGCGAATGAGCTTTGTAAAGAAGCGGGCGCAAAACGTGCATTGCCACTTCCAGTCTCTGTACCATCACACTGTGCATTAATGAAACCTGCTGCTGATGAGCTGGCAAAAGCGTTGGAAAATATCGAATTTAACGCGCCGCAAGTGGCTGTGATCAACAACGTTGATGTGGCGGCAGAAACTGCACCTGCAGCGATTAAAGATGCATTGGTTCGTCAGCTTTACGGTCCTGTTCGTTGGACCGAAGTGGTTGAGAAAATGGCAGCGCAAGGCGTTGAAAATCTGATTGAAATGGGTCCAGGTAAAGTATTGTCTGGTCTCACTAAGCGTATTGATCGCAATCTAGCATCAACATCTGTTAATGATGTTGCTTCGCTTGAAGCTGCGAAATAA
- the fabG gene encoding 3-oxoacyl-ACP reductase FabG, whose translation MNLQGKIALVTGASRGIGRAIAELLVARGATVVGTATSESGAQAISEYLGANGKGLALNVTSTESIEAVLATIKAEFGDIDILVNNAGITRDNLLMRMKDDEWQDIMDTNLTSIFRLSKAVLRAMMKKRCGRIINVGSVVGTMGNAGQTNYAAAKAGVIGFTKSMAREVASRGITVNTVAPGFIETDMTKALTDDQRAATLAQVPAGRLGDPKEIAFAVGFLASDEAAYINGETLHVNGGMYMV comes from the coding sequence ATGAATCTGCAAGGTAAAATTGCACTGGTCACTGGCGCAAGCCGTGGTATTGGCCGCGCAATCGCAGAGCTTTTGGTTGCCCGTGGTGCCACAGTTGTGGGTACGGCAACCAGCGAGTCTGGCGCGCAAGCCATCAGCGAATATTTAGGTGCAAACGGTAAAGGTTTGGCACTGAACGTGACCTCTACTGAGTCCATTGAAGCGGTTCTTGCAACCATCAAAGCTGAGTTTGGTGACATCGATATTTTGGTGAACAACGCCGGTATCACTCGTGATAACTTGTTGATGCGTATGAAAGATGACGAGTGGCAAGATATCATGGATACCAACTTGACCTCGATCTTCCGTCTATCAAAAGCGGTGCTGCGCGCAATGATGAAAAAACGTTGTGGTCGCATCATTAACGTGGGCTCTGTTGTGGGCACCATGGGTAATGCAGGTCAAACTAACTATGCTGCAGCGAAAGCCGGCGTGATTGGTTTTACCAAATCAATGGCGCGTGAAGTGGCTTCACGCGGCATTACTGTAAACACAGTGGCACCGGGCTTTATCGAAACCGATATGACCAAAGCATTGACGGATGACCAACGCGCAGCTACCTTGGCACAAGTGCCTGCAGGTCGCCTGGGCGATCCAAAAGAGATCGCATTTGCGGTGGGCTTCCTTGCTTCTGATGAAGCGGCTTACATTAACGGCGAAACTTTGCACGTTAATGGCGGCATGTATATGGTTTAA
- the acpP gene encoding acyl carrier protein has protein sequence MSNIEERVKKIIVEQLGVKEEEVKNEASFVDDLGADSLDTVELVMALEEEFDTEIPDEEAEKITTVQAAIDYVNSQQ, from the coding sequence ATGAGCAACATCGAAGAACGCGTAAAGAAAATCATCGTTGAACAACTAGGTGTTAAAGAAGAAGAAGTGAAAAACGAAGCTTCTTTCGTTGACGACCTAGGTGCTGACTCTCTTGACACTGTAGAGCTAGTTATGGCTCTAGAAGAAGAATTCGATACTGAAATTCCAGACGAAGAAGCAGAGAAAATCACTACTGTTCAAGCGGCGATTGACTACGTTAACAGCCAACAGTAA
- the fabF gene encoding beta-ketoacyl-ACP synthase II: protein MSKRRVVVTGMGMLTPVGNTVESSWNALLAGTSGISNIEHFDTTNFATRFAGMLKDFNCEDYMSKKDARKMDLFIQYGVAAGVQALKDSGVEITEANAARAGVAIGSGIGGLGLIEANHQSLLEKGPRKISPFFVPSTIVNMIAGHLSIMHGLRGPNIAISTACTTGLHNIGHAARMIAYGDADIMVAGGAEKASTELGIGGFAAAKALSTRNDDPQRASRPWDKDRDGFVLGDGAGMMVLEEYEHAKARGAKIYCELVGFGMSGDAYHMTSPSADGSGGALAMEAAIRDAGINADQIGYVNAHGTSTPAGDLAETLGIKRAMGAAADKVMVSSTKSMTGHLLGAAGSVESIITALTLVEQAVPPTINLENPDEGCDLDYVPGEARQVSLEYAICNSFGFGGTNGSLLFKKI, encoded by the coding sequence GTGTCCAAACGTCGCGTTGTCGTCACAGGCATGGGTATGTTGACGCCAGTAGGTAATACTGTTGAGTCTTCATGGAACGCCCTACTTGCTGGTACTAGCGGTATTAGCAATATCGAACATTTTGATACAACTAACTTCGCCACGCGTTTTGCCGGCATGCTGAAAGACTTCAATTGTGAAGATTACATGTCGAAGAAAGATGCACGTAAAATGGATTTGTTTATCCAATACGGTGTCGCTGCCGGCGTGCAAGCATTGAAAGACTCTGGCGTTGAGATCACCGAAGCAAATGCGGCCCGTGCGGGTGTTGCAATTGGTTCAGGTATTGGCGGTCTTGGTTTGATTGAAGCAAACCACCAGAGTTTGCTTGAAAAAGGTCCTCGCAAAATTAGTCCTTTCTTTGTGCCATCAACCATCGTGAACATGATTGCAGGTCATCTGTCGATTATGCACGGTCTTCGTGGTCCAAATATCGCGATCTCTACTGCATGTACCACAGGTTTGCATAACATCGGCCATGCGGCACGTATGATTGCATATGGCGATGCTGACATTATGGTTGCGGGTGGTGCAGAAAAAGCATCAACCGAGCTAGGTATCGGTGGTTTTGCGGCGGCAAAAGCGCTATCAACTCGCAATGATGATCCACAGCGCGCATCACGTCCATGGGACAAAGATCGCGATGGTTTCGTATTGGGCGATGGTGCAGGCATGATGGTGCTTGAAGAGTACGAACACGCAAAAGCACGTGGCGCGAAAATCTACTGTGAGCTTGTTGGCTTTGGTATGAGCGGTGATGCGTACCACATGACTTCACCAAGTGCTGACGGTTCAGGCGGTGCGCTAGCAATGGAAGCCGCCATTCGCGACGCAGGTATCAATGCGGATCAAATCGGCTATGTGAACGCACATGGCACATCAACGCCTGCGGGTGACTTGGCTGAAACCCTTGGTATTAAACGTGCTATGGGCGCAGCTGCAGACAAAGTGATGGTATCTTCAACTAAATCGATGACAGGTCACCTATTGGGTGCGGCAGGTTCAGTTGAATCAATCATTACTGCGTTGACCTTGGTAGAGCAAGCGGTGCCACCAACGATTAACCTTGAAAATCCTGATGAAGGCTGTGACTTGGATTATGTTCCAGGTGAAGCGCGTCAAGTGTCTCTTGAGTATGCAATTTGTAACTCATTCGGCTTTGGCGGCACCAACGGCTCATTGCTATTTAAGAAGATTTAA
- the pabC gene encoding aminodeoxychorismate lyase gives MQWINGQPASQVNARDRALHYGDGCFTTAQMCHGTILDWSSHLARLQDHCQRLWISFDEWSALESCCQRIAHERQQGVLKVLISRGSGGRGYSPQGCDAPMWLVQTSELPSHYEQWRQQGVRLGLSEVSLARQPLLAGIKHLNRLEQVLIKQALLATDWDDALVCDTVGHIIETSMANVFWRIGNILYTPKLDQAGVAGIMRAKVLGQCAFLGVECQQVCEPISALTMADELMICNALLGVAPVQQFEQRMYRDFSMTRQLQETLRSC, from the coding sequence GTGCAATGGATTAATGGTCAGCCAGCGTCACAAGTGAATGCACGCGATCGAGCGTTGCACTATGGTGATGGCTGTTTTACCACAGCGCAAATGTGTCATGGGACAATCCTAGATTGGTCATCTCATCTCGCACGTTTGCAAGATCATTGTCAGCGACTTTGGATTTCATTTGATGAGTGGTCTGCGCTTGAATCCTGTTGCCAGCGTATTGCTCATGAGCGGCAACAAGGTGTATTGAAAGTATTGATTAGTCGAGGCTCGGGTGGTCGCGGTTATAGTCCACAAGGCTGTGATGCACCGATGTGGCTGGTACAAACCAGCGAGCTCCCTAGTCATTATGAGCAGTGGCGACAGCAGGGCGTACGTCTTGGCTTAAGTGAGGTGAGCTTAGCAAGGCAGCCTTTACTGGCTGGCATCAAGCATCTCAATCGGCTTGAGCAAGTACTGATTAAGCAAGCACTGCTAGCGACGGATTGGGATGATGCACTGGTTTGTGACACGGTAGGGCACATCATTGAAACCAGTATGGCTAATGTTTTTTGGCGCATTGGCAACATTCTCTATACACCAAAGCTAGACCAAGCCGGTGTTGCTGGTATTATGCGCGCCAAAGTGCTTGGTCAATGTGCTTTCTTAGGCGTGGAATGTCAGCAAGTTTGCGAGCCGATTTCGGCCTTGACCATGGCTGATGAACTGATGATTTGTAATGCATTGCTGGGGGTGGCCCCTGTCCAGCAGTTTGAACAACGGATGTATCGCGATTTTTCGATGACGCGACAATTACAGGAGACACTTCGCTCGTGTTAA
- the mltG gene encoding endolytic transglycosylase MltG, with protein MLKKLFIAAILGLVAVAAAAGYVYQQATGYLDQTNQLSEPSLFEVKRGMSFAAVTAALQAQGIATNNPWTRLIPKLDPKLAKIKVGVYQIAPKLTVRQVLEVLVAGKEHQFSITLIEGERFTDWRKRLEAAPYLKQTMAEMSEAEIATAIGADRTKLEGLLLPETYNYAHGSTDIALLKRAYDDMQALMVASWPKRAKASELDTPYEALILASIIEKETAVANERGKVASVFNNRLIKGMRLQTDPTVIYGMGDKYDGNIRRKDLRTPTPYNTYVIYGLPPTPIAMASKESVLAALNPDKTPYYYFVADGTGGHKFSRTLREHNRAVQAYLRTLRQNK; from the coding sequence GTGTTAAAGAAGTTATTTATTGCCGCCATTTTAGGTCTAGTTGCAGTGGCTGCTGCAGCTGGCTATGTATACCAACAGGCAACGGGCTATTTGGATCAAACCAATCAGCTTTCCGAGCCTTCACTCTTTGAAGTGAAGCGTGGTATGAGTTTTGCTGCGGTGACAGCAGCGCTACAAGCGCAAGGGATTGCAACGAATAATCCATGGACGCGTTTGATTCCGAAATTAGACCCCAAGCTTGCCAAAATCAAAGTGGGTGTTTACCAAATTGCGCCAAAATTGACTGTGCGTCAGGTTTTGGAAGTGCTGGTCGCTGGGAAAGAGCATCAATTCTCCATCACCTTAATTGAAGGTGAGCGCTTTACTGATTGGCGCAAACGGCTTGAAGCTGCGCCTTATCTTAAGCAAACCATGGCTGAGATGAGCGAGGCAGAGATAGCTACCGCCATCGGTGCTGATCGCACTAAGCTTGAGGGCTTACTGCTGCCTGAAACTTATAATTATGCGCACGGCAGTACGGATATCGCGCTACTCAAACGTGCCTATGATGACATGCAGGCCTTAATGGTCGCATCATGGCCTAAGCGCGCGAAAGCCAGTGAGCTGGATACGCCCTATGAAGCGTTAATTTTGGCATCGATCATTGAAAAAGAGACCGCTGTCGCCAATGAGCGTGGTAAGGTGGCCTCTGTATTTAATAACCGTTTGATCAAAGGTATGCGTTTGCAAACGGATCCAACGGTGATTTACGGCATGGGCGATAAATATGATGGCAATATTCGTCGCAAAGATTTGCGCACGCCAACGCCTTATAACACCTATGTGATTTATGGCTTGCCACCAACGCCGATTGCCATGGCAAGTAAGGAGTCAGTCCTTGCGGCGCTCAATCCTGATAAAACGCCATACTACTATTTTGTAGCTGATGGTACGGGCGGTCATAAATTCTCACGCACGCTGCGTGAGCATAATCGCGCAGTGCAGGCTTACTTAAGAACCTTACGACAGAATAAATAA
- the tmk gene encoding dTMP kinase: MLGKFIVIEGLEGAGKSTAIAFVKAKLAERGIEPTCTREPGGTPLAEKMRALVKSADESEPLTDMAELLLLYAARSQLVENVIRPALSRGEWVLGDRHDLSSQAYQGGGRGIDAALMQNLKQTVLGDFAPNLTLYLDIEPARGLARARARGELDRIEQMALDFFERTRERYLTLAKADANTVIIDANVELEQVQAQLDQALTTWLDDNV, encoded by the coding sequence ATGCTTGGAAAATTTATTGTAATTGAAGGCCTAGAAGGTGCTGGTAAATCTACTGCTATCGCCTTTGTAAAAGCCAAACTTGCTGAGCGGGGCATCGAACCAACTTGTACTCGTGAGCCAGGCGGTACGCCGCTGGCTGAAAAAATGCGCGCTCTGGTTAAAAGTGCGGATGAATCAGAGCCACTCACTGATATGGCTGAGCTACTGCTGCTTTATGCGGCGCGTAGTCAATTGGTTGAAAATGTCATTCGCCCAGCACTGTCGCGTGGTGAATGGGTACTGGGTGATCGTCATGATCTCTCATCACAAGCATATCAAGGTGGCGGTCGTGGCATTGACGCTGCCTTGATGCAAAATTTAAAGCAGACAGTGCTTGGTGATTTTGCGCCGAACCTAACGCTTTATCTGGATATTGAGCCGGCGCGAGGCCTCGCACGTGCGCGTGCGCGTGGTGAATTGGATCGTATTGAACAGATGGCTCTGGATTTCTTTGAGCGCACGCGTGAGCGTTATTTAACGCTGGCAAAAGCGGATGCCAATACAGTGATCATCGATGCCAATGTTGAATTGGAACAAGTACAAGCGCAACTGGATCAAGCCTTAACGACTTGGTTGGATGACAATGTCTGA
- the holB gene encoding DNA polymerase III subunit delta' — protein sequence MSDWRELQPQIYPWQQPLWQQWQQLWQSQRWHHALLLLGDQGFGAPQLAAYLAQALLCQHQGSNPLNLESCELCHSCRLFQAKNHPDIHWLAPLEGKRIGVEAVREANRWALETAQLGGQRVIVIEGADRLGESAANALLKTLEEPPANCQFILLAERQNLVLPTILSRCSLWRMTTINESSLMQWGQAQGINGNLEHLRLSHQAPLLWAQFDAQQQAQHQQLIAAFSAFVRGPLLGDWMALAQQISESTPQSFDWLSYLLLDGQKYQRGAMQHIVHCHHQDSVAAVALLPSSLLISQQKALHQLKFKLTQPLGLNASLLISDWLMAFIPS from the coding sequence ATGTCTGATTGGCGTGAACTGCAGCCGCAGATCTATCCATGGCAGCAACCGCTTTGGCAGCAGTGGCAGCAATTATGGCAAAGCCAACGTTGGCACCATGCTTTATTGCTGCTTGGCGATCAAGGCTTTGGTGCGCCGCAACTTGCAGCGTATTTAGCGCAAGCGTTGCTGTGTCAGCATCAAGGCTCAAATCCGCTCAATCTTGAAAGCTGTGAGTTATGCCATAGCTGTCGATTGTTTCAAGCGAAAAACCACCCTGATATTCACTGGCTTGCACCGCTAGAAGGCAAACGGATTGGCGTTGAGGCTGTGCGTGAAGCCAATCGTTGGGCGTTAGAAACCGCGCAGCTCGGTGGCCAAAGGGTGATCGTCATTGAAGGCGCGGATCGCCTCGGTGAAAGCGCGGCCAACGCCCTGCTCAAAACCTTGGAAGAGCCACCGGCCAATTGCCAATTTATTTTGCTGGCTGAGCGACAAAATTTGGTATTACCTACTATTTTAAGTCGTTGTAGTTTATGGCGAATGACAACCATCAATGAATCATCATTAATGCAATGGGGGCAGGCCCAGGGGATTAATGGCAATCTTGAGCACCTGCGTTTGTCGCATCAAGCACCGTTGTTGTGGGCGCAATTTGATGCTCAGCAGCAAGCGCAGCATCAACAGCTGATTGCGGCGTTTAGCGCATTTGTGCGTGGGCCGCTGCTAGGCGATTGGATGGCATTGGCACAGCAAATCAGTGAAAGCACGCCGCAAAGTTTTGATTGGCTGAGCTATCTATTGCTCGATGGGCAAAAATATCAGCGCGGCGCAATGCAACATATTGTGCATTGTCATCATCAAGACAGCGTTGCCGCTGTGGCTTTGCTACCTTCATCATTATTGATATCACAACAAAAAGCGCTGCATCAGCTGAAATTTAAACTCACGCAACCCCTTGGGTTGAATGCATCGCTGTTGATCAGTGATTGGCTGATGGCCTTTATTCCATCTTAA
- a CDS encoding TatD family hydrolase — protein sequence MFVDSHCHLDRLNYPELHQNIEAVIAKAKAAKVEQLLSVGVTLADFPAMYQKIEPFAGVYASCGVHPLDCESGFDRQQLLEFAAYDKVVAIGETGLDYNYAPQTKALQQELFIEQVEVAKAVNKPLIIHTRQAREDTLAILRAHQAEQVGGVIHCFTEDLAFAEQAMALGFYISISGIVTFNQAAELKAVVQRLPLERLLIETDSPYLAPAPYRGKENQPAYVARVAEYIALLKAESVETIAEVTTKNFETLFLRRQ from the coding sequence GTGTTTGTTGATTCCCACTGTCATCTTGACCGTTTGAACTATCCAGAACTACACCAAAATATTGAAGCGGTGATCGCTAAAGCTAAGGCAGCAAAGGTTGAGCAGTTACTGAGCGTTGGTGTGACTTTGGCTGATTTTCCTGCGATGTACCAAAAAATTGAACCCTTTGCTGGCGTTTATGCCAGTTGTGGCGTGCATCCTCTAGATTGTGAAAGCGGTTTTGATCGCCAGCAGTTACTTGAATTTGCAGCTTATGACAAAGTGGTGGCGATTGGTGAAACAGGCCTTGATTATAACTACGCGCCGCAAACCAAAGCATTGCAGCAAGAATTATTTATTGAGCAAGTTGAAGTGGCAAAGGCGGTGAATAAACCACTGATTATTCACACCCGTCAGGCTCGTGAAGACACATTGGCGATTTTGCGCGCGCATCAAGCGGAACAAGTGGGCGGGGTTATTCACTGCTTTACTGAAGATCTTGCCTTTGCAGAGCAAGCCATGGCACTGGGTTTTTACATCTCCATTTCTGGCATTGTCACCTTTAACCAAGCAGCGGAGCTAAAGGCAGTGGTACAACGCTTGCCATTGGAGCGTTTATTGATTGAAACGGACTCACCTTACTTGGCGCCTGCGCCTTATCGTGGCAAGGAAAACCAACCGGCCTATGTTGCGCGAGTGGCTGAATATATAGCGTTATTGAAGGCTGAATCGGTCGAAACCATCGCCGAAGTGACCACGAAAAACTTTGAAACACTTTTTTTGCGACGCCAATAA